The genomic segment TCGGTGTAGGCGAGGACGGACTCGCGCGCCTTCCCGTTGAAGACATCGATGCCCATGTCCTCGATCTCGCTCTTCTCGGTGATCCCGAGCTGCTTCATCGCCTCGAGTTCGGCGGGAAGACCGTGGGTGTCCCAGCCGAAGACGCGGTCGACCTTCTTGCCGCGCATGGTCTGGAAGCGCGGGAAGAGGTCCTTCGCGTACCCGGTGAGCAGGTGCCCGTAGTGGGGCAGTCCGTTGGCGAACGGAGGGCCGTCGTAGAAGACCCACTCATCGGCATCCTCGCGCTGGGCGATGGAGGCGCGGAAGGTGTCGTCCTGCTTCCAGAACTCGAGGACGTCCTTCTCGATCTCGGGGAACCGCGGGCTGGCGGCGACGGAGGAGGTCGAAGCGGCGGGGCCGAAGGCGGAGGTGCGGGGATAGGTCATCGTGTCTCGCAGAGATCGTGGGCGGATGCTGCTGCGAGGACGACCCTGTACAGGACCGCGGTACCACCTCGCGTGCCGCGCCTCACGGCGCTGCCCCTCTCACTGCGGCGATGACGGGCCTGCCCCGCTCGGTTCTACTGGGTCACACGGACCGTTCTTCCGAGAGCTCCCCGGTGATGGCCGGATCGATGCTGGTGCGTCCATTGTACGCGGCATCCGCTCTCTCGTGGGGCCGCGTGTGCGCCGCACGAATCCCGCAGAACGGCACGCATCTCGCAGGCATCTGCCCTGTCTCTGCGTGAACCGTGCTGTTCTGCGAGATCTGAGCAGGCTCAGGCGGCGTGCAGACCCTGCGCCACGGCGCGCATGATGAGGTCCTGCACGAGCGGCCATTCGAACGACGAGCAATGGATCGGCGTCGGGAGAGGCCAACCATCCCTGGCGGATCCGCACGAGCTCGCCCTCCGCGACCGCGGTCTCGAACGCCGTGCGGCGGAAGCCGAGCTCGCGCATGTCCGCCGTGCGCGCGACGCCACCGCGGACGGCGACCGCGTCTGCCAGCTGCGAGCGGAGGCCCGAGGACATGCGCATCAGCCTTGCGCCGTCGCATCCGCTCGCAGCCTTGCGCAACCGCGATCAGTGCGCGCTGGGCCGCTTCACGTGCCGGTGCAGAACGAGTCGCTGCTCGCCGGAATCTCGCAGAATCGCCCAGATCTCGCAGGCATTCGCGAGATCTCTGGGAGATCAGTGCTGTTCTGCGAGTTCCGTGCGCATCATCCCTCGCGGTGGTAGCCGTGCAGGTCGTCCTGCACGCCGTTGATCCAGATCTCCGCGCCGCCGTCGGGATCGGGGAGACGGATCGTTCGCGCGAACGCCTCATCGACGACGGAGGCCGCGAAGCCGGCGTCACGCAACCGCGCGGCAAGCGCGTCGAGATCGCCGCGCGCCTCGAAGGACAGTCCGATCCGCGCCTCGCCCTCGTGCAGCCCGATCGACCCGCCGTCGCACAGCATCTCCACCCAGCCGCCCCTGTCGGCTGCGACGCCCGCCCGGAATCCGAGCGCATCGAGGATCGCACGCGGCTCGTCGAGCTCGGGCTGGAACCAGATCGGCTGCACGGCGATGTCACCGATGCCGCGCTGCACCGCCCCCTCGGACACCGACACCG from the Microbacterium ginsengiterrae genome contains:
- a CDS encoding class I tRNA ligase family protein translates to MTYPRTSAFGPAASTSSVAASPRFPEIEKDVLEFWKQDDTFRASIAQREDADEWVFYDGPPFANGLPHYGHLLTGYAKDLFPRFQTMRGKKVDRVFGWDTHGLPAELEAMKQLGITEKSEIEDMGIDVFNGKARESVLAYT